One region of Chelonoidis abingdonii isolate Lonesome George chromosome 14, CheloAbing_2.0, whole genome shotgun sequence genomic DNA includes:
- the LOC116821545 gene encoding uncharacterized protein LOC116821545, producing MAQSDSAREGSRPVTGSLVPRKDSPGTDIFRNDDGDCIVRSDLGCYLQTELLENGCNIRIRRLHPVCLGGDHYVGCVGEPNIYIIKGSSYRVVQDLSTDKGARVFELHPKCRDGDHYGKIYGTFFIIFQNQGIICSVTDLRTAEHEIIFLLPPEHHNGLYYFGIGKFLTLIKMDEKWGAQFFLYLGLRFEKLESFYSIHPDVLNFFPGGLTLTKGVSISGWKCIKTLHNDSDSPITWSDKVILKVGYAKQKMSTIEHNWSLSAGMSLKAGELTKLITRFQFSFKAEYGGRSIHTEQEDWNEAEEEEESVQVTLEPKKNLYLWQYQLGIGQEPVLFCRDIQFTKENNPPDRIPLPLVP from the exons ATGGCCCAATCAGATAGCGCAAGGGAG GGCTCCAGGCCAGTCACTGGATCATTGGTCCCTCGGAAGGACTCCCCTGGCACAGACATCTTCCGCAATGACGATGGAGACTGCATCGTCCGTTCTGACCTGGGCTGCTACCTGCAGACAGAGCTTCTTGAGAACGGGTGCAACATCAGGATCCGGAGACTGCACCCTGTGTGCCTAGGCGGGGATCACTACGTGGGCTGCGTGGGGGAGCCCAATATCTACATCATCAAGGGCAGCTCCTACCGGGTGGTGCAGGACCTGAGCACAGATAAGGGAGCTCGGGTCTTCGAGCTGCATCCCAAGTGCCGTGATGGGGACCACTACGGGAAGATTTATGGGACCTTCTTCATCATTTTCCAAAACCAGGGTATCATCTGCAGCGTGACTGATTTGAGGACAGCTGAACATGAAATTATCTTTCTCCTGCCCCCTGAACACCACAATGGGCTCTACTACTTCGGGATTGGTAAATTCCTAACCCTGATCAAGATGGATGAGAAGTGGGGGGCTCAGTTCTTCCTGTACCTGGGCCTGAGATTTGAGAAGCTGGAATCCTTCTACTCCATCCACCCAGACGTGCTGAATTTCTTCCCTGGGGGCTTGACCCTCACCAAGGGCGTCTCAATCAGTGGCTGGAAGTGCATCAAGACCCTGCACAATGACTCCGACTCCCCCATCACCTGGTCCGACAAAGTCATCCTCAAGGTGGGCTATGCCAAGCAGAAGATGTCCACCATTGAGCACAACTGGAGCCTCTCCGCTGGGATGTCCCTCAAGGCCGGAGAGCTCACCAAGCTCATCACCCGGTTCCAGTTCTCCTTCAAGGCTGAGTATGGAGGGAGAAGCATCCACACAGAACAGGAGGACTGGAATGAAGCCGAAGAAGAAGAGGAGTCAGTTCAGGTGACCCTGGAGCCCAAAAAGAACCTGTACCTCTGGCAGTACCAGCTCGGCATAGGCCAGGAGCCCGTCTTGTTCTGCAGAGACATTCAGTTCACCAAAGAAAACAACCCACCCGACCGCATCCCTCTGCCTCTAGTCCCCTAA